A genomic region of Luteibacter aegosomatissinici contains the following coding sequences:
- the serS gene encoding serine--tRNA ligase: MLDPALLRGRLAETAERLRAARHFDLDVATIERLESERKALSTETQELQNLRNTRSKAIGQAKAKGEDVAPLMAEVAGIGDTLKANEQALAEVQAKLADISAGIPNLPDAEVAIGKDETDNVEILRWGHARAFDFPVQDHVDLGARHGWLDADAGAKLSGARFTVLRGQLAHLHRALAQFMLDLHTTQHGYLEHNIPLIVNADAMYGTSQLPKFEEDLFGVNVDDKKRYLIPTSEVALTNLVRDSIVEADQLPMRMTAHSMCFRAEAGSYGRDTRGMIRQHQFEKVEMVQVTAPEHSMAALEEMVGHAETVLQKLGLPYRKVMLCTGDMGFAAAKTYDLEVWLPSQQTYREISSCSNCTDFQARRMQARWRNPATGKPELVHTLNGSGLAVGRTLVAVMENYQQKDGSIEVPEVLRPYMAGIEAIS, encoded by the coding sequence ATGCTGGATCCCGCACTCCTGCGCGGCCGCCTTGCCGAAACGGCAGAACGCCTCCGCGCCGCCCGTCATTTCGACCTCGATGTCGCCACGATCGAGCGCCTGGAATCCGAGCGCAAGGCTCTCTCCACGGAGACCCAGGAGCTGCAGAACCTGCGTAACACCCGTTCCAAGGCCATTGGCCAGGCGAAAGCCAAGGGTGAGGATGTGGCCCCGCTCATGGCCGAGGTGGCCGGTATCGGCGACACCCTGAAGGCCAACGAGCAGGCCCTGGCCGAGGTTCAGGCCAAGCTGGCCGATATCAGCGCGGGCATCCCTAACCTGCCGGATGCCGAGGTGGCGATCGGCAAGGACGAGACCGACAACGTGGAAATCCTGCGCTGGGGCCACGCCCGGGCGTTCGATTTCCCGGTGCAGGATCACGTGGACCTGGGCGCCCGCCATGGCTGGCTCGATGCCGATGCCGGCGCCAAGCTCAGCGGCGCCCGCTTCACCGTGCTGCGCGGCCAGCTGGCCCACCTACACCGTGCGCTCGCCCAGTTCATGCTGGACCTGCACACCACCCAGCACGGCTACCTGGAACACAACATCCCGCTGATCGTGAACGCGGATGCGATGTACGGCACCAGCCAGCTGCCGAAGTTCGAGGAAGACCTGTTCGGCGTGAATGTCGACGACAAGAAGCGCTACCTCATTCCGACCTCGGAAGTGGCGCTGACCAACCTGGTTCGCGACAGCATCGTCGAAGCCGACCAGCTGCCGATGCGCATGACCGCGCACTCCATGTGCTTCCGTGCCGAGGCTGGCAGCTATGGCCGTGATACCCGCGGCATGATCCGCCAGCATCAGTTCGAGAAGGTGGAGATGGTGCAGGTGACGGCGCCCGAGCACTCGATGGCCGCGCTGGAGGAAATGGTGGGTCACGCCGAGACCGTGCTGCAGAAGCTTGGCCTGCCGTATCGGAAGGTGATGCTTTGCACGGGCGACATGGGCTTCGCGGCGGCCAAGACGTACGACCTGGAAGTCTGGCTGCCTAGCCAGCAGACCTATCGCGAGATCTCGAGCTGCTCCAACTGCACGGATTTCCAGGCGCGGCGCATGCAGGCGCGTTGGCGGAATCCGGCTACTGGCAAGCCGGAGTTGGTGCACACCCTCAACGGCTCGGGGCTGGCTGTTGGCCGCACCCTTGTGGCTGTGATGGAGAATTATCAGCAGAAGGATGGGAGCATTGAGGTTCCCGAGGTGCTGCGGCCGTATATGGCTGGGATTGAAGCTATTAGCTAA